From a region of the Solanum stenotomum isolate F172 chromosome 2, ASM1918654v1, whole genome shotgun sequence genome:
- the LOC125854389 gene encoding GDSL esterase/lipase EXL3-like isoform X2 has protein sequence MFHNIMVIFFISFLLFINYCEGKVQLPKNMVVKAVFAFGDSIVDQGSNNHVATIVKCNFPPYGKDFNGGMPTGRFSNGKTPPDFIAEELGIKDFVPAYLDPNLKIEDLKTGVSFASGGCGYDPLTATIVSAIPLSTQLNQFKEYIGKLEGLVGEEEANDIFKNSLFLVVAGSDDLANTYFTAGVRLKKDVNSYTDLMVAKASEFVQELYNLGARKIGIFGVPPIGCLPAQRTLAGGPHRVCSEEYNEAAQLANTKFSSEIDSLSKKLAQSKLVFLDIYNPLLDLIVNPQKYGFEEVDKGCCGTGKIEVTVLCNKFSGTCEDDTKYLFWDSYHPTEKGYRILVDQILKKYVNRFL, from the exons atgtttcaTAATATCATGGTTatattcttcatttcttttttgttatttataaattattgtgAAGGGAAAGTGCAATTACCAAAAAACATGGTAGTAAAAGCAGTATTTGCATTTGGAGATTCAATAGTTGATCAAGGAAGTAATAATCATGTAGCAACTATAGTAAAGTGTAATTTTCCACCTTATGGTAAAGACTTTAACGGTGGAATGCCCACCGGAAGATTCAGCAACGGCAAGACGCCGCCGGACTTCATAG CTGAAGAATTGGGGATAAAAGATTTTGTGCCAGCTTACTTAGatccaaatttgaaaattgaagatCTCAAAACCGGAGTAAGCTTTGCATCTGGTGGTTGTGGATATGACCCTCTTACAGCTACCATCGTG TCAGCTATACCTCTATCAACACAATTAAATCAGTTCAAAGAATATATTGGGAAGCTAGAAGGGCTAGTTGGGGAAGAAGAAGccaatgatatttttaaaaatagcctATTTTTGGTGGTTGCTGGTAGTGATGATCTTGCAAATACATATTTCACTGCTGGAGTTCGATTAAAGAAGGATGTTAACTCATATACTGATCTCATGGTGGCCAAAGCTTCTGAATTTGTCCAA GAATTGTACAATTTAGGAGCAAGAAAAATTGGGATATTTGGAGTTCCACCAATAGGATGTTTGCCAGCACAAAGAACGCTAGCTGGTGGGCCACATAGAGTGTGTTCAGAAGAATACAATGAAGCAGCCCAATTGGCCAACACAAAATTCTCTTCTGAAATTGATTCATTATCCAAAAAGTTGGCCCAGTCCAAGCTTGTGTTCTTAGATATCTATAATCCTCTTCTTGATCTCATTGTCAACCCTCAAAAATATG GATTTGAAGAAGTTGATAAAGGGTGTTGTGGCACAGGAAAAATAGAGGTGACAGTATTATGCAATAAATTTAGTGGAACATGTGAAGATGatacaaaatatttgttttggGATAGTTATCATCCAACTGAAAAAG GTTACAGGATTCTTGTTGatcaaatcttgaaaaaatatgtcAACAGATTTTTGTAG
- the LOC125854389 gene encoding GDSL esterase/lipase EXL3-like isoform X1: MQQKIIMVHKIMVILNYFICFVLMLTIRPCEGKVQLPNNVVVKAVFAFGDSIVDQGNNNYIPTIAKCNFPPYGKDFNGGIPTGRFCNGKTPPDLIVEELGIKEYVPAYLDSNLRSEDLKTGVSFASGGSGYDPLTSTLAPAIPLSTQLNQFKEYIGKLEGLVGGEEANYILKNSLFLVVVGSDDLANTYFTLGVRLKQDIDSYTDLMVAKATEFLQELYNLGARKIGIFGIPPIGCLPSQRTFAGGPNRGCVKEYNEAAQLANTKFSIGIDSLSKKLAQSKLVLIDIYNPFLDIIVNPQKYGLEEVEKGCCGTGNIEVTILCNKFSGTCEDDTKYLFWDSYHPTEKGYRILVDQILKKYVNRFL; the protein is encoded by the exons atgcaacaaaaaataataatggtgCATAAGATCATGGTTATATTAAActactttatttgttttgtgTTAATGTTAACTATAAGGCCATGTGAAGGGAAAGTGCAGTTACCAAATAACGTTGTTGTAAAAGCAGTATTTGCATTTGGAGATTCAATTGTTGATCAaggaaataataattatattccaACTATAGCAAAGTGTAATTTTCCACCTTATGGTAAAGATTTCAATGGTGGAATTCCAACCGGAAGATTCTGCAACGGCAAGACACCACCGGACTTGATAG TTGAAGAATTGGGGATAAAAGAGTATGTACCAGCTTACCTAGATTCAAATTTGAGAAGTGAAGATCTCAAGACTGGAGTAAGCTTTGCATCTGGTGGTAGTGGATATGATCCTCTAACATCTACCCTAGCG CCAGCTATACCTTTATCAACACAATTAAATCAATTCAAAGAGTATATTGGGAAGCTAGAAGGATTAGTTGGAGGAGAAGAAGCcaactatattttaaaaaatagcctATTTTTGGTGGTTGTTGGAAGTGATGATCTTGCAAATACATATTTCACTCTTGGAGTTCGATTAAAGCAGGATATTGACTCATATACTGATCTCATGGTGGCCAAAGCTACTGAATTTCTCCAA gaattaTACAACTTGGGAGCAAGAAAAATTGGGATATTTGGAATTCCTCCAATAGGATGTTTGCCATCACAGAGAACATTTGCTGGTGGGCCAAATAGAGGATGTGTTAAGGAATACAATGAAGCAGCCCAATTGGCTAACACAAAATTCTCAATTGGCATTGATTCACTATCCAAAAAATTGGCCCAATCCAAACTTGTGTTGATAGATATCTATAATCCTTTTCTTGATATCATTGTCAACCCTCAAAAATATG GATTAGAAGAAGTAGAGAAAGGGTGTTGTGGCACAGGAAATATAGAGGTGACAATATTATGCAATAAATTCAGTGGAACATGTGAAGAtgatacaaaatatttattttgggataGTTATCATCCAACTGAGAAAGGTTACAGGATTCTTGTTGatcaaatcttgaaaaaatatgtcAACAGATTTTTGTAG